DNA from Stenotrophomonas acidaminiphila:
GTGCAGGCGTTGCTGCACCACCATCGCGACGTTGCCGCCGGCCCGGGCTGGCGGCAGCCGCGCGAGGTGGCGCTGGCGATGCTGTACCACGACGCGGTGTACGAGGCCGGGCGCGGCGACAACGAGGCGCGCTCGGCGGCGATGGCGCGGGCCGCGATCGCGCGCTGGCTGCCCGATGCCGGCGTGGATGCGGAGCGGGTGGCGGCGCTGATCACGTTCACCGCGCGCCACGGCCAGGTGCGTGGCGATGAGCTGGACGCGGACGCGGCGCTGTTCCTGGACAGCGACATGGCCATTCTTGGCGCGCCGCCCGAGGTGTTCGATGCCTATGACCGTGGCATCGCCGAGGAGTACCGGGGCAAGGTGCCGGGTTTCCTGTTCCGGCTCAATCGCCGGCGTTTTCTGAAAGGTGTGCTGGCGCAGCCGCGCATTTTCTTCAGCGATTTCTTCCATGCACGGTATGACGCGCAGGCGCGGGTGAATCTGAATCGGGTGACGGGCTGAGGCCTGCTTTGGCTTTGGCTTTGGCTTTGGCTGTTGCTCATTGCTTTTGACTTTCAGGGTCCCCTTCCGCAGCGACGGAGCCGGTGGGAATAACCCGAAGGGCGACGTGCAGGGATGCACGTCGTTTTTCGACGAGACAAGGATGTCTCGTCGAAAAATCCCACAGGCGGAGTGGACCCGGCGCGCGTAGCGCGGCGGGCGCGGAGGCAGGGGCGTGTTGACCAGCCATCCGGCTGTTGAAAAGCGCCTCTTTGGGCCACCTTTCTTTGCACGAGCAAAGAAAGGTGGCTCGCGCCCCGAAGGGGAGCGAAAGCTTTTGATCCTGCTCCAGCCTTTGCTTGCCTTCTCAAACCGGCAGGAGCGGAGGCCAAGGTGATAGCCAAGAAGTTCAATGGGCTTTGGGCAAGTATGAAAGCGGAAGCTTGAAGGCCGAGCTTTCGCCCCTGCTTCGCAGGAGCGAGTTACTTCTCTTTGCTCGTGCAAAGAGAAGTAACCAAGAGAAAGCACGCCCTGCCTCCGCGCCCGTCGCGCTACGCGCGCCGGGTTCACTCCGCCGGCGGGATTTTTCGACGAGACATCCTTGTCTCGTCGAAAAACGACGTGCATCCATGCACGTCGCCCTTCGGGTTATTCCCGCCGGCTGCGTCGCTGCGGAAGGGGACCCGGAAGTCAAAAGCAGTGCAAGATCACGAGCAACAGCAACAGCAACAGCAACAGCAACAGCAACGGCAACGGCAACGGCAGCCACAGCCACGGCCACAGCCACGACCACGGCCATAGCCCGCGCCTTGCCGGACCCCATGGCCTAGAATTGCTCCATCCTGTTTTGACGACGGCCACACCGGCCGAAGCGATGAACCCGATTCCCATCCCCACGCCCGACCCGGACCCGCGGCCGACGCCGCCGGAGGAGCCGGGGCCCAACGAATGCTGCGGCAGCGGCTGTCCGCTGTGTGTGCTGGACCTGTATGCCGACGAGCTGGCGCGCTACCGGCAGGCGCTGGCGGCGTGGAAGCTGCGGCATCCGGACGCGCAGGACTGACGCCGCGTTTCCACCCCGTTCCCGCATCGGCAGGCGTAGGCTTGCCGTTTCCCTGGTCAAGGAAGCTCTCATGGCACATGCGTCGCTCGCTCTGGTGGTGGTGATGGCGTCGGGCCTGCTGGCGGCGCCGGCACTGGCGCTGGAGCCGGTCAGCCATGGCCGTTTCGAACGGGTGCCGGTGCTGTTGCCCGATGGACCGGTGCAGCGGGTGGTGGTCTGGTTCGCCGGTGAGGGCGACGCCGCGCCGCGGCAGGCACGGCTGCAGGCGCTGCGCCGCGATGGCGCGCTGGTGGTGGACGTCGATACCCGCCACCTGGCCGGGGTGCTGGCGAAGGAAGGCGGCAGCTGCGGGTTCTCCGCCGGCGACGTGGAGAACTTCTCGCGCTATGTGCAGGCCTATCTGCGGGTGCCGACCTACCACCTGCCGATCCTCGGCGGCGATGGCGCCGGGGCCGCGCTGGCCTACGCGGTGTCCGCGCAGTCCGGTCCGGACGTGTTCGCCGGCCTGCTCACCGAGGATTTCTGCCCGCGCCTGGGCGATACGCGGATGATCTGCGGCGACGGCATCCACGGTGGCACGCTGCTGCCGGTGGCGCTGGGCTTCCCGTGGCTGGAGGCCGCGCCGGGGCATGCCCCGCGCTGTCCGGCGGGCGAGGTCGAGGCCTTCGTGCGGGCGGTGCCGCTGGCGCGGCGCTTCCAGCGCACTGCCGCCGGCAGCGCGCTGCCCGGCGAGGTTGCCGCGGCGCGGGTACTGGGCGCGCAGCGTGGGGTGAGCCTGCCGCCGGTGCCACATGAGCTGGACGGCCTGCCGCTGGTCGAGGTGCCGGCCGCCGGCAACGGCGACACCTTCGCCGTGTTCGTGTCCGGCGACGGTGGCTGGGCCGGGCTGGACAAGGAGGTCGCCGGCGCGCTGGCGCAGGCCGGCATCCCGGTGGTGGGCGTGGATTCGCTGCGCTATTTCTGGAGTGCGCGCACGCCGGCCGGCTTCGCCGCCGACCTGGACCGCATTGCCCGCCATTACGCGCGGCAGTGGCAGCGCCCGAAGCTGCTGCTGCTCGGCTTCTCGCAGGGCGCCGACGTGCTGCCGGCGGCGATCAACCGGCTGTCCGCCGATACCGCCTCGATGCTGGCGATGACCGCGTTGCTGTCGGTGGGCACGCACGCCGACTACGAGTTCCACGTCAGCAACTGGCTGGGGGGCGATGGCGACGGGCTGCCGATCGCGCCGGAGATGCGCCGGCTGCCGGCAGCACGCACCGTCTGCGTCTACGGCCAGGACGACGACGATGCGCTGTGCCCGCGGCTGCCGGCCGGGTCGGCGCAGGTCGTGCGCCTGCCCGGCGACCATCACTTCCAGGGCGATTACGCCGGGCTGGCGCGGGTGATCCTGCAGCGGCTGCGTGGGCTCAGTTCGACTGCCGGCGCGGATCCAGCGAAATGAGCCGGGTCACGTCCAGCAGCGCGGCGGGCAGGTGCATGCCGCCCGGCGCGGCCAGGTAGCGCGGGCGCCATTCCGGCGCGAACTTGGACTTGAAGCGGCGCAGGCCGCCGAAGCCATAGAAGCGCTCGCCGTGGCGCGCGACCAGGTTGGCGAAGCGGTTCCAGCGCCCGGCCAGGCGGTGTTCGGCCAGCCCCGTCAGCGGTGCCATGCCCAGCGAGAAGCGGGTATGGCCGTTGGCCGCGCCCCACAGGAACAGTTCGATGAACAGGAAGTCCATGGTGCCCTTGGGGGCGTCGGCGGCGTGCCGCATCAGGTCCACCGACAACTCGCGCGCGAGCGGCGCCTGCCACAGGTTGGCGAACGCCACGATCCGGCCCTCGGCCTCGACCAGGGCCATCGGGAAGCGGCACAGGTAGTCGGGGTCGAAGCTGCCCAGCGAGAACCCCTTCTCGTCGCCGGCCTTCTCCTCCAGCCAGGCGTCGGAGATCGCCTCCAGCGCCGGCAACAGCGGCGCGACATCCGCGGCCGGCACCACCCGGAACGCCAGGCCGCTGCGGCGGCCCTTGTTCCACGCCTGGCGCAGTTCCGCGCGCGCGCTGCCTTCCAGGCTGAAGCCGGCCAG
Protein-coding regions in this window:
- a CDS encoding oxidoreductase-like protein; amino-acid sequence: MNPIPIPTPDPDPRPTPPEEPGPNECCGSGCPLCVLDLYADELARYRQALAAWKLRHPDAQD
- a CDS encoding acid virulence protein B, giving the protein MAHASLALVVVMASGLLAAPALALEPVSHGRFERVPVLLPDGPVQRVVVWFAGEGDAAPRQARLQALRRDGALVVDVDTRHLAGVLAKEGGSCGFSAGDVENFSRYVQAYLRVPTYHLPILGGDGAGAALAYAVSAQSGPDVFAGLLTEDFCPRLGDTRMICGDGIHGGTLLPVALGFPWLEAAPGHAPRCPAGEVEAFVRAVPLARRFQRTAAGSALPGEVAAARVLGAQRGVSLPPVPHELDGLPLVEVPAAGNGDTFAVFVSGDGGWAGLDKEVAGALAQAGIPVVGVDSLRYFWSARTPAGFAADLDRIARHYARQWQRPKLLLLGFSQGADVLPAAINRLSADTASMLAMTALLSVGTHADYEFHVSNWLGGDGDGLPIAPEMRRLPAARTVCVYGQDDDDALCPRLPAGSAQVVRLPGDHHFQGDYAGLARVILQRLRGLSSTAGADPAK